The DNA region GAAAATTTGCCACTTTTAGTTAATACAATTTTTGATGTATTCGACAAGACCTTGTTATGCTGTGAGATTGTAATTGTAGATGACAACTCTCCCGACGGGACCGGAAGAACCGCAGACGATCTTTCAAAAAAGTATAATAATAGAATTAATGTGATCCATAGAAAAGGTAAAGAAGGTTTAGGCAGTGCTGTGGCAGAAGGACTTAAACATGCCAGAGGTGAGATAATCGGTGTGATGGATGCTGATTTAAGCCATCCTCCTGAGATGATTCCAAAAATTGTCCAACCAATTCTGGACAGCGAATCAGAATTTGCGATAGCAAGTCGGTATTTGGAAAAAGAAAAAATCGAAAAATGGCCGCTCAACAGAAAAATGATTAGTTGGGCAGCAACCATTCTCGCAAGGCCATTAACAAACGTAAGCGACCCGATGAGCGGTTTCTTCTTTTTTAAAAAAAATATTATTGATGGGATAGAACTCTCTCCCATCGGTTATAAAATAATGCTGGAAATCATTGTCAAAGGAAAGTATAACACTATTAGAGAAGTCCCTTTCACTTTCAGGGATAGATATAAAGGGGAAAGCAAGTTAGATTGGAATGAACATTTTAACTATGTGCGGCATTTGCTTAAACTGTACTTGTACAGGATTAAGATACTATGGAAAAAATTCCATCCGGCTGAAACAAATTTTTAGCTCCGATGTTCTTGCAGTGAACCCATTGTGTTATACATGACGACATCAGTAATTACTCATAATTGAAATTATTTTTAGTATATATTAACCGCAGATGAAAGAACTATGGTATAGATAAGAATATCTATTATCATGAACCAATTTAATTCAATGGAAAAACCAGGAGATACCTTCAAATGTTATATGGTAAGCTGGGATGAGGCTTACAGACTGGCAAAAACTCTGGCTGGTAAAATAAAAGGCTCAGGATTTAAACCGGACCTTGTCATTGGTATTGCAAGGGGTGGACTTGTACCGGCTCGGGTGGTATGCGATTTTCTTCTTCAAAAAGACCTGGCATCGATAAAGGTCGAGCACTGGGGGATTGCGGCCACGCTGGGGAAAGCAAAAATAAAATTCCCTCTTCCAATAGATATCTCTGGCAAGAAAATATTGATCGTGGATGATGTGGCGGACACAGGGGACACCTATTCCGTAGTCATGGATTACATAAAGGATAAGAATCCCGGGGAGGTAAGGACAGCCGTATTGCAGTACAAGACCTGCTCGACATTCGTTCCTGATTACTGGGCAGAGAAGCACGAGGATTGGAAGTGGATAATATATCCATGGGCCGTATTTGAGGATCTGACAGGATTTGTTGCAAAAGTGTTGAAAAAACCAGGGACTTTAGAGGACATAAGAAAAAACCTGAAGCAAAATTATGATATTGGGGTATCGCGGAAAGACCTGCTCGAAACGCTTCTGGACATGCAAGTATCCGGAAAGCTTGAGAAGAGAAAACTTGGCAAAAAGCTCATCTGGAATTTGAGGAATCTGTAGCGGAAGGTCTGGGATTGAATATCAGGGTACATGTGTTCGTTTCGGGAAAGGTTCAGGGCGTGTTCTTTCGGTCCAGCACACAGGAGAAGGCACAGGGACTGCGGCTCACAGGCTGGGTGAGGAACCTGAATGATGGAAGGGTCGAAGCCGTTTTTGAAGGGGAAAAAGAGGCAGTTGAAAAAATGGTAAAATGGGTCAGAAAGGGGCCCGCATATGCCGTTGTTGAAGA from Candidatus Methanoperedens sp. includes:
- a CDS encoding polyprenol monophosphomannose synthase — protein: MIPTYNEKENLPLLVNTIFDVFDKTLLCCEIVIVDDNSPDGTGRTADDLSKKYNNRINVIHRKGKEGLGSAVAEGLKHARGEIIGVMDADLSHPPEMIPKIVQPILDSESEFAIASRYLEKEKIEKWPLNRKMISWAATILARPLTNVSDPMSGFFFFKKNIIDGIELSPIGYKIMLEIIVKGKYNTIREVPFTFRDRYKGESKLDWNEHFNYVRHLLKLYLYRIKILWKKFHPAETNF
- a CDS encoding phosphoribosyltransferase, with the translated sequence MEKPGDTFKCYMVSWDEAYRLAKTLAGKIKGSGFKPDLVIGIARGGLVPARVVCDFLLQKDLASIKVEHWGIAATLGKAKIKFPLPIDISGKKILIVDDVADTGDTYSVVMDYIKDKNPGEVRTAVLQYKTCSTFVPDYWAEKHEDWKWIIYPWAVFEDLTGFVAKVLKKPGTLEDIRKNLKQNYDIGVSRKDLLETLLDMQVSGKLEKRKLGKKLIWNLRNL
- a CDS encoding acylphosphatase, producing the protein MNIRVHVFVSGKVQGVFFRSSTQEKAQGLRLTGWVRNLNDGRVEAVFEGEKEAVEKMVKWVRKGPAYAVVEDIEIVAEEYTGDLKGFSVLRY